In a single window of the Veillonella sp. genome:
- a CDS encoding propanediol/glycerol family dehydratase large subunit gives MKSKRFEVLSQRPVNQDGYVKEWVEEGFIAMESPQDPKPSLKIEGGRIVELDSKRREDFDLIDTFIANYGIVLDGAEQAMAKDSKEIANMMLTPSVPREEIVKICKSITPAKMLEVVSSMNVVEMMQCMQKMRARRTMANQAHVTNVNDNPVQIAADAAEGALRGFAEEETTVAVARYAPLNAISLLVGSQCGRPGVLTQCSLEEATELELGMRGFTAYAETISVYGTEDVFTDGDDTPWSKGFLASAYASRGLKMRFTSGTGSEVQMGQAEGKSMLYLEIRCLYITKGAGVQGIQNGSVSCIGIPAAVPSGIRAVLAENLVAAMLDLECASSNDQTFSHSDLRRTARTLMQFAPGTDFICSGYSSTPNYDNMFAGSNWDAEDYDDWTVIQRDLKVNGGLIPAREEEVVAVRNKAARALQALFKALGLPPITDQEVEAATYANGSKDMPPRDKVADIKAAQDLLNRGVTGVDFVKGLAKEGHPDVAQSILNLLKQKISGDYLQTSAIFDRDFNVISAINNRNDYQGVGTGYRVEGEDWERIKDIPNAIDPRDI, from the coding sequence ATGAAATCAAAACGTTTCGAAGTCTTAAGTCAACGTCCTGTTAATCAGGATGGTTATGTAAAGGAATGGGTAGAGGAAGGTTTTATAGCCATGGAATCTCCTCAAGATCCAAAGCCTAGTCTCAAAATCGAAGGTGGGCGCATCGTTGAACTCGATAGTAAACGCCGTGAAGATTTTGATCTTATCGATACATTTATTGCAAATTACGGTATCGTTCTCGATGGTGCTGAACAAGCAATGGCAAAGGATTCAAAAGAGATTGCTAATATGATGCTTACACCATCAGTACCTCGTGAAGAAATCGTTAAGATTTGTAAATCTATTACTCCAGCGAAAATGTTGGAAGTTGTTTCTTCTATGAACGTTGTTGAGATGATGCAATGTATGCAAAAAATGCGTGCTCGTCGTACAATGGCTAACCAAGCTCATGTAACGAACGTAAACGACAATCCAGTACAAATCGCAGCCGATGCTGCGGAAGGTGCACTTCGTGGGTTCGCAGAAGAAGAAACAACAGTAGCCGTTGCTCGTTACGCACCACTCAATGCGATTAGCTTACTCGTAGGCTCTCAATGTGGTCGCCCAGGTGTATTGACACAATGCTCCTTGGAAGAAGCGACAGAATTGGAACTTGGCATGCGTGGCTTCACAGCATATGCAGAAACAATTTCCGTATATGGTACAGAAGACGTATTTACCGATGGTGATGATACACCTTGGTCTAAAGGATTCCTCGCATCTGCTTATGCCTCTCGTGGTCTTAAAATGCGCTTCACCTCTGGTACAGGTTCTGAAGTACAAATGGGCCAAGCAGAAGGTAAATCTATGTTGTACCTTGAAATCCGTTGCCTATATATCACAAAAGGCGCTGGCGTACAAGGTATCCAAAATGGTTCTGTAAGCTGTATCGGTATTCCAGCAGCTGTACCTTCTGGTATCCGCGCTGTATTAGCAGAAAACCTTGTAGCAGCTATGCTCGACCTAGAATGTGCATCTAGTAATGACCAAACATTCAGTCATTCTGATTTGCGTAGAACAGCTCGTACATTGATGCAATTTGCACCAGGTACTGACTTCATTTGCTCTGGTTATAGCTCTACACCAAACTATGACAACATGTTTGCTGGTTCCAACTGGGATGCAGAGGACTATGATGACTGGACAGTTATTCAACGTGACCTTAAGGTAAATGGTGGACTTATCCCTGCTCGCGAAGAAGAAGTAGTAGCAGTTCGTAATAAAGCGGCTCGTGCACTACAAGCTTTATTCAAAGCATTAGGTTTGCCTCCGATTACAGATCAAGAGGTAGAGGCTGCTACTTATGCGAATGGCTCTAAAGATATGCCTCCTCGCGACAAGGTTGCAGATATTAAAGCGGCTCAAGACTTGTTGAACCGCGGTGTTACAGGTGTTGACTTTGTAAAAGGCTTAGCTAAAGAAGGTCATCCTGATGTAGCACAAAGTATTTTGAATCTATTAAAACAAAAAATCTCCGGCGATTACTTACAAACATCGGCCATCTTTGACCGTGATTTCAATGTTATCTCCGCGATTAACAATAGAAATGACTATCAAGGTGTTGGCACAGGTTATCGTGTGGAAGGTGAAGATTGGGAACGCATTAAAGATATTCCAAACGCCATTGATCCACGGGATATATAA
- a CDS encoding propanediol/glycerol family dehydratase medium subunit, which produces MMAEINRDVLRSIILDVLQEMGGVHEAPQFKASAGKSTTPSATPRHEDPTGDDSWLQTGGPAQPGTSADEVVIAVGPAFGRSQRQTIVGVPHQEVIRQLVAGIEEEGLKARVIRVYRSSDVAAVAVEGDSISGSGVCIGIQSKGTTLIHQRDLQPLSNLELFPQAPLLTAETYRAIGKNAAKYAKGESPTPVPTLNDQMARPKYQALSALLHIKETKHVVKGKPADEVRVTV; this is translated from the coding sequence ATGATGGCTGAAATTAACAGAGATGTATTACGTTCTATTATCCTAGACGTTTTACAAGAAATGGGTGGTGTTCATGAAGCACCACAATTCAAGGCTAGTGCTGGTAAAAGCACAACACCAAGTGCTACTCCTAGACATGAAGATCCAACTGGTGACGATAGCTGGCTCCAAACTGGTGGCCCTGCACAACCTGGTACAAGCGCAGATGAAGTGGTTATTGCTGTTGGCCCTGCCTTTGGCCGTAGTCAACGACAAACCATCGTTGGTGTACCGCATCAAGAGGTAATTCGCCAATTAGTAGCTGGTATCGAAGAAGAAGGTTTAAAAGCTCGTGTAATTCGCGTATACCGTTCCTCTGACGTAGCGGCCGTAGCCGTTGAAGGCGATTCTATTTCTGGATCTGGTGTATGCATCGGTATTCAATCTAAAGGTACTACTTTGATTCACCAACGCGATTTACAACCACTTTCAAATTTGGAATTATTCCCTCAAGCACCTCTATTAACAGCTGAAACATACCGTGCTATCGGTAAAAATGCTGCTAAATATGCTAAGGGCGAATCCCCAACACCAGTACCAACATTGAACGATCAAATGGCTCGTCCAAAATATCAAGCATTATCTGCATTGCTTCATATCAAGGAAACTAAGCATGTAGTAAAAGGTAAGCCAGCTGATGAAGTTCGTGTCACTGTATAA
- a CDS encoding diol dehydratase small subunit → MANELEALIRQIVSEIEGAKGSTTQYSAPHTPSTTNTVDRVVTIEDYPIAKKHPEWIDLGQGRDLSHITMDNVMAGHITMDDLKISPSILKAQGQIAKAGGRDQIELNFSRAAEMTKVSDKRLLEMYNALRPYRSSKQELLDIASELDGLGAPICANFVREAAENYERRKKLKGDN, encoded by the coding sequence ATGGCTAACGAATTAGAAGCCTTAATTCGGCAGATCGTATCTGAAATAGAAGGGGCGAAAGGTAGTACAACACAGTATTCAGCGCCTCATACACCATCTACAACTAATACAGTAGATAGAGTAGTTACAATCGAAGATTATCCGATTGCTAAAAAACATCCAGAATGGATTGATCTTGGTCAAGGTCGAGACTTAAGCCATATTACGATGGATAACGTAATGGCCGGACATATCACAATGGACGATTTAAAAATTTCTCCATCCATTTTGAAAGCTCAAGGTCAAATTGCTAAGGCTGGGGGCCGAGATCAAATTGAACTCAACTTCTCTCGCGCTGCAGAAATGACGAAGGTAAGTGATAAACGTTTACTTGAAATGTACAATGCACTTCGTCCATATCGTTCTTCTAAACAAGAACTGTTAGATATTGCTAGCGAACTTGATGGTTTAGGGGCTCCAATTTGTGCAAACTTTGTACGAGAAGCTGCAGAAAATTACGAACGTCGTAAAAAACTTAAAGGTGATAATTAA
- a CDS encoding diol dehydratase reactivase subunit alpha, translating into MKRIVGIDIGNSTTEAALAEIHSNGEVKFLSSAIASTTGIKGTRENIVGLMDALKSLIRSANLTLRDIDLVRINEATPVIGDVAMETITETIITESTMIGHNPKTPGGLGLGVGYTVPIEQLIDKPQGQPYIVVAPKIIDFELIAQLINAYCKRGYDIRAAILQADDGVLVNNRLDHKIPIVDEVAYIDKIPMGMLSAVEVVEPGQVVSQLSNPYGIATVFELSPEETKNIVPIARALIGNRSAVVIKTPAGDVKERVIPAGSIIVMGNDRTVSVDVSAGAERIMETLESVHPIDDISGEAGTNVGGMLEKVRLTMAQLTNKSPQDVFIQDLLAVDVAVPINVKGGLAGEFSMEQAVGIASMVKSDHLQMEIIAKQVEKELGVPVEIGGEEAESAILGALTTPGTAKPMAILDLGAGSTDASIINQEGKIKAIHLAGAGNMVTMLINSELGLEDMHIAEAIKRDPLAQVLSVYHIRHEDGTVQFFNEPLSAALFGRVVIVTPDGLVPVERDIPLEKIKRVRQTAKKRVFVTNSLRALASVSPTHNVRDIPFVVIVGGSALDFEIPQLVTDALSQYALVAGRGNIRGVEGARNAVATGLVLSYAQKGGL; encoded by the coding sequence ATGAAACGAATTGTTGGCATCGATATCGGAAACTCTACAACAGAAGCGGCCTTGGCCGAAATTCATAGCAATGGCGAGGTAAAGTTCTTATCTTCTGCCATCGCTAGTACCACAGGTATTAAAGGAACACGCGAAAATATCGTAGGTCTCATGGATGCCCTCAAGTCGCTAATTAGGTCTGCTAATCTTACACTACGAGACATTGACTTAGTTCGCATTAATGAGGCTACACCAGTTATCGGCGATGTGGCCATGGAAACGATTACAGAAACCATAATTACGGAATCTACCATGATAGGGCACAACCCTAAAACACCAGGTGGCTTAGGTCTTGGTGTAGGGTATACCGTTCCCATTGAGCAACTAATTGATAAGCCACAAGGTCAGCCATACATCGTGGTAGCTCCAAAGATTATCGATTTTGAATTGATAGCACAGCTGATTAATGCATATTGCAAACGAGGTTATGATATTCGAGCTGCTATCCTTCAAGCCGATGACGGCGTACTCGTTAACAATCGATTGGATCATAAAATTCCTATCGTAGATGAGGTTGCGTATATCGATAAAATCCCAATGGGCATGCTTTCTGCCGTAGAGGTTGTAGAACCGGGGCAAGTGGTATCACAATTATCAAATCCTTATGGGATTGCCACTGTATTTGAGCTTTCACCAGAGGAAACAAAGAATATTGTACCTATCGCTAGAGCTCTTATCGGAAATCGCTCAGCTGTAGTCATCAAAACACCGGCAGGGGACGTTAAGGAGCGGGTAATACCGGCAGGATCCATCATTGTTATGGGGAATGATCGAACTGTATCCGTCGATGTATCTGCTGGGGCAGAGAGAATTATGGAAACCCTCGAATCTGTTCATCCTATCGATGATATCAGTGGTGAAGCAGGTACGAACGTAGGTGGCATGCTTGAAAAGGTTCGCCTTACAATGGCTCAATTGACGAATAAATCCCCGCAAGATGTATTCATCCAAGACTTGCTAGCCGTAGATGTAGCTGTTCCTATCAATGTAAAGGGTGGCCTTGCAGGTGAGTTCTCTATGGAACAAGCCGTAGGCATTGCCTCCATGGTTAAGTCAGATCATCTACAAATGGAAATCATTGCAAAGCAGGTAGAAAAAGAGCTAGGCGTACCAGTTGAAATCGGTGGTGAAGAGGCTGAATCAGCTATCTTAGGCGCTTTGACTACACCGGGGACAGCAAAACCAATGGCCATACTCGATCTAGGGGCAGGCTCAACTGATGCATCCATCATTAACCAAGAAGGAAAAATTAAAGCCATTCATCTTGCAGGAGCAGGAAATATGGTAACTATGCTCATCAATTCTGAACTTGGTTTAGAGGATATGCATATTGCAGAAGCCATCAAACGAGATCCATTGGCTCAAGTACTCAGTGTATATCACATTCGTCACGAAGATGGAACGGTGCAGTTCTTTAATGAACCACTTTCGGCAGCATTGTTTGGACGCGTTGTTATCGTAACGCCAGATGGGCTCGTTCCTGTAGAGCGAGATATCCCTCTAGAAAAGATTAAGCGTGTTCGTCAAACTGCAAAGAAACGGGTATTTGTCACAAACTCACTCCGCGCTTTGGCATCTGTTAGTCCTACTCATAATGTGCGAGATATACCATTCGTAGTTATCGTAGGTGGTTCTGCATTAGACTTTGAAATTCCTCAACTCGTAACCGATGCACTTTCACAATATGCATTAGTAGCGGGGCGAGGCAATATTCGAGGCGTTGAAGGGGCACGAAATGCGGTAGCTACAGGATTGGTATTATCCTATGCACAGAAGGGAGGCCTATGA
- a CDS encoding glycerol dehydratase reactivase beta/small subunit family protein, whose amino-acid sequence MMDQSIVSKPTILLYATEHISEDILKPVLYGIEEEGLPVVIESHSGTHMTLADLASRNSALSVGIGVDDEAIVLTYKNIPMHQFIYRLTGYAQYPDSLRTLGVNAARLVKGNPFVSDERLEVAF is encoded by the coding sequence ATGATGGATCAAAGTATCGTCAGTAAGCCAACCATATTGCTGTATGCTACAGAGCATATCAGTGAGGATATACTAAAACCCGTTCTATATGGAATTGAAGAGGAAGGTCTACCTGTTGTCATTGAGTCCCATAGTGGTACGCATATGACATTGGCTGACCTAGCATCTCGTAATTCCGCTTTATCTGTTGGGATAGGCGTTGATGATGAGGCGATTGTGTTGACCTATAAAAACATACCAATGCATCAATTTATTTATCGACTTACGGGTTATGCTCAATATCCAGATAGCTTACGTACCTTAGGTGTCAATGCAGCCCGCCTTGTAAAAGGTAATCCTTTCGTTTCCGATGAACGATTGGAAGTAGCTTTTTAA
- a CDS encoding cob(I)yrinic acid a,c-diamide adenosyltransferase, which yields MAIYTKTGDAGTTALFDGTRVPKNSLRVDTYGTFDELNAQVSVCEKLVVSPDNKHVLHTLQHQLFRLCAEVATPHVENLSESSNLISQQDISELEYMIDDYTNRLPQQHSFILSGNYLSAAELHVARTICRRGERLLISLGSVEPIRDEVRKFINRLSDALYIMARMEDYVQFVETIVERVAERVKNSHAEVLAETNRSLWHMGHTTENGVSYMATRTKLEEIMTKLSQAAMDYAQSIGVPIVVSIVDANGVLMYFHRMSDALLISNDIAQAKAYTAVALKAATHEVHQSAQPDGDLFNIESMVNRKICTFGGGYPIIIDGEIVGGFGISGGTVAEDMDIASHALQSLLTR from the coding sequence ATGGCTATTTATACGAAAACCGGTGATGCAGGTACAACGGCCTTATTTGATGGCACTAGAGTACCTAAAAATTCACTTCGTGTGGACACATATGGAACCTTTGATGAATTAAATGCACAGGTTAGTGTATGTGAGAAATTAGTTGTCTCACCAGACAATAAACATGTGCTTCACACATTACAACATCAGCTATTCCGCTTATGTGCGGAGGTAGCCACGCCTCATGTGGAAAATCTAAGTGAAAGTAGTAATCTAATTTCACAACAAGATATAAGCGAATTGGAATACATGATCGATGACTATACTAATCGATTGCCACAGCAACATAGCTTTATATTAAGCGGAAATTATTTATCTGCTGCAGAGCTACATGTGGCTCGCACAATCTGTCGTCGCGGTGAACGGTTACTTATTAGCTTAGGTTCTGTAGAACCAATTCGCGATGAGGTTCGAAAATTTATAAATCGATTATCTGATGCTCTTTATATCATGGCTCGTATGGAAGACTATGTGCAATTTGTAGAAACAATTGTAGAGCGCGTAGCAGAACGTGTTAAGAACAGTCATGCTGAAGTACTGGCGGAAACGAATCGGAGCTTATGGCATATGGGGCATACTACTGAAAATGGAGTTAGTTATATGGCAACTAGAACAAAGCTAGAAGAAATTATGACGAAACTTTCACAAGCAGCCATGGACTATGCTCAGTCCATAGGTGTACCTATCGTTGTATCTATAGTAGATGCAAACGGTGTATTAATGTATTTCCATCGTATGTCAGATGCATTGCTCATCAGCAACGATATCGCACAGGCAAAGGCGTATACTGCAGTAGCTCTCAAAGCGGCAACTCATGAAGTACATCAAAGTGCACAGCCTGATGGCGATCTATTCAACATTGAATCCATGGTAAATCGTAAAATCTGTACCTTTGGTGGAGGTTATCCGATCATCATCGACGGCGAAATTGTCGGTGGTTTCGGCATTAGCGGTGGCACTGTGGCAGAAGATATGGACATTGCATCTCATGCATTACAATCTTTGTTAACTCGATGA
- a CDS encoding MIP/aquaporin family protein, with translation MDVTQMYISEFVGTAVLIAFGNSTNASILLKKTIVSIFGTNWLHIIFGWAFAVSFGVYVGITLGGPGHLNPAVTFALAVAGIFPWDQVIPMSIAQIAGGFTGAAIAALFYYPHFKVTGPDEGNCVGIFATGPAIDNKPFNLISEIIATFMFMLAILCLGKMADGLAPMVIGILVASIGMSFGATTGYALNPARDFGPRLAYFLLPIPNKGTANWQYAWVPFIGPLIGAGLAVLFFQLVAP, from the coding sequence ATGGACGTAACGCAAATGTATATTAGTGAGTTTGTTGGTACTGCCGTTCTAATTGCATTTGGTAACAGTACAAATGCATCAATTTTATTAAAGAAAACCATCGTTAGTATTTTTGGAACTAACTGGTTACACATTATCTTTGGATGGGCCTTTGCCGTTTCCTTTGGTGTATACGTAGGTATTACACTTGGTGGCCCTGGTCATTTGAATCCAGCAGTTACCTTTGCCCTTGCTGTAGCTGGTATATTCCCTTGGGATCAAGTTATTCCAATGTCCATAGCGCAAATTGCAGGTGGTTTTACTGGTGCTGCCATTGCTGCACTGTTCTATTATCCACATTTTAAAGTAACAGGTCCTGATGAAGGGAACTGTGTAGGGATTTTTGCAACAGGTCCAGCCATCGATAATAAACCTTTCAATTTGATATCCGAAATTATAGCTACGTTTATGTTTATGTTAGCTATTCTCTGCTTAGGTAAAATGGCTGATGGTTTAGCACCTATGGTCATCGGTATCTTGGTAGCATCCATAGGTATGTCCTTTGGTGCAACTACTGGATATGCGTTAAATCCAGCGCGCGACTTTGGTCCACGGTTAGCATATTTCTTACTACCAATTCCTAATAAGGGAACTGCAAACTGGCAATATGCGTGGGTACCATTTATTGGCCCATTGATCGGCGCAGGCTTAGCCGTATTATTCTTCCAATTAGTGGCACCTTAA
- the eutS gene encoding ethanolamine utilization microcompartment protein EutS, with protein MAFQEVIDAKQRIIQEFVPGKQVTIAHVIANPKPDLFRKMGLEEKGRNAIGILTITPGEGTIIAADIASKSGDIEIGFIDRFSGALLITGDVSAVESALRSVIEGLQRILGFFPTDLTRS; from the coding sequence ATGGCCTTTCAAGAGGTAATTGATGCAAAACAGCGCATCATACAAGAATTTGTACCCGGAAAGCAGGTTACGATAGCCCATGTTATTGCCAATCCTAAACCAGACCTATTTAGAAAAATGGGGCTCGAGGAAAAAGGTAGAAATGCCATTGGGATTCTTACTATAACACCTGGCGAAGGGACCATTATTGCAGCCGATATTGCAAGTAAATCCGGTGATATCGAAATCGGTTTCATCGATAGATTTTCGGGGGCACTTCTCATAACTGGTGATGTATCTGCTGTTGAATCTGCATTGCGCAGCGTAATTGAAGGATTGCAACGCATATTAGGATTTTTTCCAACAGATTTAACAAGATCCTAA
- a CDS encoding EutP/PduV family microcompartment system protein — MSTEKKEKRILLVGRSGCGKTTLADTITHGSATYHKTQAITRVGNFIDTPGEYMENPNYYRGIILHAYDADLVIFMIPAGDETTIFPPSFGNSLNREVIGVVSKVDTGKDVEAPRRNLKLAGATKIFEISVHDEESLKQLCNYIYS; from the coding sequence ATGAGCACCGAAAAGAAAGAAAAACGCATCCTTCTAGTAGGACGTAGCGGTTGTGGTAAAACTACATTAGCCGATACGATTACCCATGGCTCGGCTACGTATCATAAGACACAAGCCATAACGAGAGTGGGAAACTTCATCGATACCCCTGGAGAATATATGGAAAATCCTAATTACTATCGAGGCATTATCTTGCACGCCTATGATGCGGACTTAGTGATTTTTATGATTCCTGCAGGTGATGAAACAACCATATTTCCACCAAGCTTTGGGAACTCCCTCAATCGCGAAGTTATAGGCGTTGTGTCAAAGGTAGATACGGGCAAAGATGTTGAGGCACCTAGGCGCAATCTCAAACTAGCGGGAGCCACTAAGATTTTTGAAATATCAGTTCACGACGAAGAGTCGTTAAAACAATTATGTAACTACATATATAGTTAG
- a CDS encoding nicotinate-nucleotide--dimethylbenzimidazole phosphoribosyltransferase, which yields MDKVFEEQLNQFILNKAIIPKSLGLWERYFKKMCLAWQDMKPEIHAQHIIFSADNGISVDGLIGYNYEITRKQSQNMIDGKSAVANYCIFNHIPYEVVDVGIACPQGIGVNRKVAQGTKNILDGAAMSAEEFDLAYQAGYNRVVYYAESGINLFSFGEMGVGNTTTSAAVLSGLTKLDPRITVGPGSGPDEEAYMNQKREFVRTALSHHKGHLNSPKEVISRVGGFDIAAITGAMVACTDLHIPFVIDGYITAVAMACATQMNGDAPLYGIPSHYSREVGMAAALAYANIRLDEVPIHGQMALGEGTGAVLMVQLLKTAHFAFMNIGTMVELLEK from the coding sequence ATGGACAAAGTTTTTGAAGAACAACTTAATCAATTTATTTTAAATAAGGCGATCATTCCAAAAAGCTTGGGTCTATGGGAACGATATTTCAAGAAAATGTGTCTTGCTTGGCAGGATATGAAACCTGAGATTCATGCTCAGCATATTATCTTTTCGGCAGATAATGGTATTTCCGTTGATGGTCTAATCGGTTATAACTATGAGATTACCCGTAAACAGTCTCAGAATATGATTGATGGTAAAAGTGCAGTTGCTAATTATTGTATCTTTAACCATATTCCTTACGAAGTGGTAGATGTAGGCATTGCTTGTCCACAAGGTATTGGGGTGAATCGAAAGGTTGCTCAAGGCACAAAGAATATATTAGACGGTGCTGCTATGAGCGCTGAAGAATTTGACCTAGCGTACCAAGCTGGATATAACCGCGTTGTCTACTACGCAGAATCTGGTATCAATCTATTTTCCTTCGGTGAAATGGGTGTTGGTAATACCACAACTTCAGCAGCTGTCTTAAGTGGTCTTACAAAACTAGACCCACGGATAACTGTAGGTCCTGGATCTGGTCCTGATGAAGAGGCGTACATGAATCAAAAACGAGAATTTGTACGTACTGCACTATCTCATCATAAGGGACACTTAAATAGTCCAAAAGAGGTAATCAGCCGCGTAGGTGGCTTTGATATAGCCGCTATTACCGGTGCTATGGTAGCTTGTACGGACTTACATATCCCATTTGTTATCGATGGTTATATAACAGCAGTTGCTATGGCTTGTGCTACTCAAATGAATGGAGACGCTCCATTATATGGCATTCCATCTCATTATTCTCGTGAGGTAGGGATGGCAGCAGCATTAGCCTATGCAAATATTCGTCTTGATGAAGTTCCAATCCATGGGCAAATGGCATTAGGTGAAGGAACTGGTGCCGTATTAATGGTACAACTGCTTAAAACAGCACACTTTGCCTTTATGAATATAGGCACTATGGTGGAACTATTAGAAAAATAA
- the pduA gene encoding propanediol utilization microcompartment protein PduA, whose translation MTQEALGMVETKGLVGAIEAADAMLKAANVELVGNEKIGSGLVTVMVRGDVGAVKAAVDAGAAAAERVGIVISTHVIPRPHKDVEGILPTKGE comes from the coding sequence ATGACACAAGAAGCATTAGGTATGGTGGAAACTAAGGGCCTAGTAGGCGCTATTGAAGCAGCAGATGCAATGCTTAAAGCAGCTAATGTAGAACTCGTAGGGAATGAAAAAATTGGCTCTGGTCTCGTTACTGTTATGGTTCGCGGTGATGTAGGTGCTGTAAAAGCTGCTGTAGACGCAGGTGCAGCCGCTGCAGAACGCGTAGGCATTGTTATCTCTACTCATGTAATTCCAAGACCACATAAAGATGTAGAAGGTATTTTACCAACAAAGGGTGAATAA
- the pduB gene encoding propanediol utilization microcompartment protein PduB, whose translation MADTKSMVDEILKRVLMRIDGADLSKITGATGNASCASSPVSSPTTNQLQTSMITEHVGSTTTGDTIGLVIANVDSQVLEAMKLTKSYRSIGILGSRTGAGPQIMAADEAVKATNTEIVSIELARDMKGGAGSGSLIIFGGDDVSDVRRSVEVALRELERTFGEVYMNEAGHVEVQYTARAGEALVTAFGTPEGKAFGLIVGAPAAIGVVMADTAVKSANVDVVGYRSPSSSAMSNEVILQISGDSGAVKQAVKAARDVGLALLETMGDRPKNKGNAYII comes from the coding sequence ATGGCCGATACTAAAAGTATGGTAGATGAGATTTTAAAGCGTGTATTGATGCGTATCGATGGTGCTGATTTAAGCAAAATTACAGGCGCAACAGGTAATGCATCATGTGCTTCGTCACCTGTAAGTTCACCTACTACAAATCAATTACAAACTTCAATGATTACTGAACATGTAGGCAGTACTACAACAGGCGATACAATTGGCCTTGTAATTGCCAATGTAGACAGTCAAGTATTGGAAGCTATGAAGCTCACTAAGTCATATCGATCTATCGGTATCTTAGGTTCACGTACAGGTGCAGGGCCGCAAATCATGGCCGCTGATGAAGCTGTAAAAGCAACGAATACTGAGATTGTTAGCATTGAACTTGCCCGTGATATGAAAGGTGGCGCCGGTTCTGGTTCCCTTATCATATTTGGTGGCGATGACGTATCTGATGTAAGACGTTCTGTAGAGGTAGCATTGCGTGAATTAGAACGTACCTTCGGCGAGGTATATATGAACGAAGCTGGTCATGTGGAGGTTCAATATACAGCTCGCGCAGGAGAAGCATTAGTGACTGCCTTTGGGACACCAGAAGGTAAAGCCTTTGGCTTGATCGTTGGGGCCCCAGCAGCTATTGGTGTAGTTATGGCAGATACAGCAGTTAAATCAGCGAATGTAGATGTAGTAGGCTATCGTTCTCCATCGAGTTCAGCTATGAGTAATGAAGTTATTTTACAAATCAGTGGTGATTCTGGCGCTGTTAAACAAGCTGTAAAAGCAGCACGTGATGTAGGATTAGCTTTACTAGAAACTATGGGAGACAGACCTAAGAATAAAGGTAATGCTTACATTATTTAA
- a CDS encoding BMC domain-containing protein: protein MKDSLGLLEVAGLLGAITASDAMVKAANVRLIGIEKARGLGWMTVKVAGDVAAVEAAIQTGVALTKGMNLYVAHKVIPRPAEGLVESFNDDFTDKPAKVFDDTQLTKASASVQETKEIIETEPVKAEVITSKTEKPKIDEKVVEVLDEIVSTIIEPKSSKSTGTKKTTPKKNSKKK from the coding sequence GTGAAAGATTCACTAGGGTTACTAGAAGTAGCTGGTTTACTGGGGGCTATCACCGCATCAGATGCAATGGTTAAAGCTGCAAATGTACGGTTGATAGGCATAGAAAAGGCGAGAGGCCTTGGCTGGATGACAGTAAAGGTTGCCGGTGATGTAGCAGCTGTGGAAGCGGCTATTCAGACTGGTGTAGCTCTTACAAAAGGAATGAACCTGTATGTAGCTCATAAGGTAATTCCACGGCCTGCAGAAGGCTTAGTAGAATCCTTTAATGATGACTTTACAGATAAGCCAGCTAAAGTATTTGATGATACACAGTTAACTAAGGCGAGTGCTAGTGTTCAAGAAACTAAAGAAATTATAGAAACTGAACCAGTCAAAGCTGAAGTTATAACTTCTAAAACAGAGAAACCCAAAATAGATGAAAAGGTTGTTGAAGTATTAGATGAAATTGTATCTACCATCATAGAACCGAAAAGTTCTAAGTCCACAGGTACAAAGAAAACAACACCAAAGAAAAACTCTAAAAAGAAATAA